In a genomic window of Scyliorhinus torazame isolate Kashiwa2021f chromosome 5, sScyTor2.1, whole genome shotgun sequence:
- the LOC140418555 gene encoding uncharacterized protein yields the protein MEKPWQCGDCGMGFNYPSELETHQRIHTGERPFTCSVCGKGFTRPSYLLTHQLVHTDQRPFKCADCGKSFKRRKDLLTHQRTHTGERPFTCSVCGKGFTLSSHLLTHQLVHTDQRPFKCADCEKSFKSRNSLLLHQRTHTGERPFTCLECGKGFTDLSNLRAHHQVHSDQRPFKCADCEKSFKSRKDLLTHQRHHTGEKPFTCSVCGKGFTQSSFFLRHQLVHTDQRPFKCTDCEKSFKSKKDLLRHQSTHTGERPFTCSVCGKGFTRSSHLLEHQLVHSDQRPFKCADCEKSFKSKKELLRHQRTHTGERPFTCSLCGTGFTQSSILLRHQLVHTDQRCFKCADCEKSFKSKMNLLRHQRNHTGERPFSCSVCGKRFTCSSQLLQHQRVHTGQRPYSCPVCDKIFTQSSHLTRHQLVHIEQNPFKCSDCEKRFKSKPNLRKHQRVHTETES from the coding sequence atggagaaaccgtggcaatgtggggactgtgggatgggattcaattacccatctgaattggaaactcaccaacgtattcacactggggaaaggccgttcacctgctccgtgtgtggaaagggattcactcggccatcatacctcctgacacaccaacttgttcatactgatcagagaccatttaaatgtgctgactgtggaaagagctttaagcgcagaaaggatttactgacacatcaacgcactcacactggggagaggccattcacctgctccgtgtgtgggaagggattcactctgtcatcccacctcctgacacatcaacttgttcatactgatcagagaccttttaaatgtgctgattgtgagaagagctttaaaagcagaaatagtttactgttacatcaacgcacccacactggggagaggccattcacctgtttggaatgtgggaagggatttactgatttgtcaaacctccgggctcaccatcaggttcactctgaccagagaccttttaaatgtgctgactgtgaaaagagctttaaatcCAGAAAAGATCTACTGACACATCAACGccatcacactggagagaagccattcacctgctccgtgtgtgggaagggattcactcagtcatcattcttcctgagacaccaacttgttcatactgatcagagaccttttaaatgtactgactgtgagaagagctttaaaagtaaaaaggatttactgagacaccaaagcactcacactggggagaggccattcacctgctccgtgtgtgggaagggattcactcggtcatcccacctcctgGAGCACCAACTTGTTCattctgatcagagaccttttaaatgtgctgactgtgagaagagctttaaaagtaaaaaggaattactgagacaccaacgcactcacactggggagaggccattcacctgctccttgtgtgggacgggattcactcagtcatcaatcctactgagacaccaacttgttcatactgatcagagatgttttaaatgtgctgactgtgagaagagctttaaaagtaaaatgaatttactgagacaccaacgcaatcacactggggagaggccgttctcctgctcagtgtgtgggaagagattcacatgttcatcccagcttctgcaacaccagcgagttcatactgggcagAGACCGTACtcttgccccgtgtgtgacaagatatttactcagtcatcccacctgacgagacaccaacttgttcacattgAACAGaatccttttaaatgttctgactgtgaaaagagatttaaaagtaaACCAAATCTGCGgaaacaccagagagttcacactgaaacagaatcatag
- the LOC140418571 gene encoding uncharacterized protein yields the protein MPFTCSQCGKGLTDLSSLQSHQRVHTGEKRFTCSQCGKGFINSSTLRKHQRIHTGERPFTCSQCGKGFIDSSALRQHQRIHTGERPFTCPQCGKGFIDSSAVRQHQQIHTGERPFTCPQCGKGFIDSSVLRKHQRVHTGERPFTCSQCGKGFIDSSALLKHQKIHTGERPFTCSQCGKGFTQLSHLQRHQRVHTGERPFTCSVCGKGITLLSSLQTHQRIHTGERPFICSQCGQRFRALSNLRKHQQVHTRERPFTCSQYGERFSDLFSLQTHQRVHTGETSFICSQCGERFSDLSSLQTHQRVHTGPFTCS from the coding sequence atgcctttcacctgctctcagtgtgggaagggattaactGATTTATCCAgcttgcagtcacaccagcgagttcatactggggagaagcgattcacctgctctcaatgtgggaagggatttattaattcatccactctgcggaaacatcagcgaattcacactggggagaggccattcacctgctctcaatgtgggaagggattcattgattcatctgccctgcggcaacatcagcgaattcacactggggagaggccgttcacctgccctcagtgtgggaagggattcattgattcatccgccgTGCGgcaacaccagcaaattcacactggggagaggccgttcacctgccctcagtgtgggaaaggattcattgattcatccgtcctgcggaaacatcagcgagttcacactggggagaggccattcacctgctctcagtgtgggaagggattcattgattcatccgcccTGCTGAAGCATCagaaaattcacactggggagaggccattcacctgctctcagtgtgggaagggattcacacagttatcccacctgcagagacaccagcgcgttcacactggggagaggccattcacctgctccgtctgTGGGAAAGGAATCACACTGTTAtctagtctgcagacacaccagcgaattcacactggggagaggccattcatctgctctcagtgtgggcagagattccgtgctttatccaacctgcggaaacatcagcaggttcacactcgggagaggccattcacctgctctcagtatgGGGAGAGATTCAGTGATTTATTCAGTctgcaaacacaccagcgagttcacaccggggagacgtcattcatctgctctcaatgtggggagagattcagtgatttatccagtctgcagacacaccagcgagttcacactgggccattcacctgctcttag